In bacterium, the following are encoded in one genomic region:
- the lysC gene encoding lysine-sensitive aspartokinase 3 has protein sequence MLVMKFGGTSVGSAEAIRRAGGIVQNRLTRAPIVVVSAIGQVTDVLVAIGRAAAQRDRLTALKLILDLLAQHRSLLYQLGLDDDAGLRRILFEVEERLKKLVETIMQAGYTPKPVSDELLSLGELLSAHILSRFLCSSGMDSVMVDSRKVMITDSQFGKAQPQWEIAREQARKQLLPLVHRAVVPVMQGFVGADAVGRTTTLGRGGSDYSATLIGAMLDAAAVEIWTDVDGVLTADPTLVPEAKRIRRMTFQEAAELAYFGARVLHPASLLPAVGKNIPVTVLNSQRPEADGTLISPKAAESDAEACVVKSIAYKEDITVVTVTSTRMLMAYGFLSSIFEIFNRYQTSVDLVTTSEVSVSVTIDQKDRLAEIQRELSHFSQLEVQNHKAIVCLVGQHMRRTAGMPGLIFSILRDIPIHLISQGASEINISFVVDESDLPVVVRTLHERFFSGPLDPKIFVIN, from the coding sequence ATGCTGGTAATGAAATTCGGCGGCACTTCCGTGGGCTCGGCTGAGGCGATTCGCCGGGCCGGCGGCATTGTCCAGAACCGATTGACACGCGCTCCGATCGTGGTCGTGTCCGCCATCGGTCAGGTCACAGACGTGCTGGTGGCCATCGGTCGCGCCGCTGCGCAACGGGATCGATTAACTGCGCTCAAGCTGATTCTCGATCTGCTGGCCCAGCATAGATCCCTGCTGTATCAGCTGGGATTAGATGACGACGCCGGGCTGCGCCGTATACTCTTTGAGGTGGAGGAGCGGCTGAAAAAACTGGTTGAGACGATCATGCAGGCCGGCTACACGCCCAAGCCGGTTTCGGATGAGCTGCTGAGCCTTGGGGAATTACTGTCCGCCCATATCCTGAGCCGCTTTTTATGTTCTTCCGGCATGGATTCAGTCATGGTCGACAGTCGCAAGGTGATGATCACGGATTCACAGTTCGGCAAAGCACAACCGCAATGGGAAATTGCCAGGGAGCAGGCGCGCAAACAGCTGCTGCCTTTGGTCCACCGCGCGGTGGTGCCGGTGATGCAGGGGTTTGTCGGCGCTGACGCCGTCGGCCGTACCACAACCCTTGGAAGGGGGGGATCGGATTATTCCGCCACCTTAATCGGCGCCATGCTGGATGCGGCTGCCGTGGAGATCTGGACCGATGTCGACGGCGTGCTGACCGCTGATCCCACGCTGGTTCCCGAAGCCAAACGCATTCGCAGAATGACTTTTCAGGAAGCAGCGGAGTTGGCGTATTTTGGCGCCAGAGTGCTGCATCCGGCCAGCTTGCTGCCGGCGGTGGGCAAGAACATTCCGGTCACCGTGCTCAATTCGCAGCGGCCGGAGGCGGACGGCACCCTGATCTCGCCCAAAGCCGCAGAGAGCGATGCCGAGGCGTGTGTGGTGAAATCCATCGCCTATAAAGAAGATATTACAGTGGTGACCGTGACCTCCACGCGCATGCTGATGGCTTACGGCTTTCTTTCTTCGATTTTCGAAATTTTCAACCGCTATCAGACCAGCGTGGATCTGGTGACCACTTCGGAGGTCAGCGTGTCTGTGACCATCGATCAAAAAGACCGGTTGGCGGAGATCCAGCGTGAGCTGAGCCATTTCAGTCAGTTGGAAGTGCAGAACCACAAAGCCATCGTCTGTTTGGTTGGCCAGCACATGCGGCGGACCGCCGGCATGCCGGGGCTCATTTTTTCCATTCTGCGTGACATCCCCATCCATCTTATCTCTCAAGGAGCGTCGGAAATCAACATCAGCTTTGTGGTG